GATTCTCCAGTTCGATTTGGAGTTTAGTCTGTATCGTAATATCCTGTGCCGTACCGTTTAATCGGACAGGTTTTCCTTCGGGATCAAAAACTGTTTTACCCTGTGCATGCAGTATCCTTTTATTTCCTGTTGTGGGATGAATAACAGTATATATCTCATCGTACAATCCGCCAGACTGCGGATTTAATGCCCATGCTACTGCATCTGCGACCCGTTTCTGGTCTTCGTCTGAAAGAATTGGAATCACTTCATTATAATCCTTTGCTGCGGGGTCAAAGCCGAACCATTCAATTAAGCGGTCCGAATAGGTCAATCCATTTGTAGCTACATCAATGCTCCATGTGCCCAGTTGTGCTAGTTCCACTGCGCCTCTCATGCTGAGCTCGGCTTCTTCAAGTCTGTTTCTTGAAATTACCTGATCGGTCACATCTATTATAGTAAATATAACCCCGTAGACGCTCCCATCTGTATCTTGCAGCGGCTTAAAGGTATAATCATAATACCCGACAGAAGATATGCCGTCTTTGATTAACTCGATACGCTCGGCTGAATTAGTATAAGTTTCGCCCGTTCTTAAAACATGCTGATACTCGTCGGGAAGCCTGGTATTTTTGAGTTCGGGTACCGTTTCCAAAATTGGAGTGCCGATTATAGAAGGCTTTTTTCCAAAAAAATCCAGCATTTTTTCATTTGCCTCGCGCAGCAGCATATTGCTGCCGATCAATACGATTTTGGCAACTGGAGAATTATAAAATACGGTACGCGCAAATTTTTCGCTTTCTTCTACTTTTCGCCTCTGAATTACCTGGGGGGTATTTTCCAAAACCCATATAGCAATTTTTTCCACTTTCCCTTTGGCACTTTTTAAGGGAGTATAAACAAAAGTAACATACACAGTTTCTTCCCTGCCGTTTCTTATTAATATAAGTTCAGCTTCATTTGCAGAGAAGGTCTTGCCATCACTGACAACGCCGGCCAACGCAGCTTCATAGTATTCCCGTACTTCTGAAAAAGTATCCCAGTAAAAGCGGTCCAGGATCGCTTCCCGAGGTTTTCCGGCTACGGCTATAAAACTGTCATTTACAATTTCTGCTTTTAGTGTATCAGCATCCAGAACACAGATGCCCACTGGCGCGCTCATTACTAACAAATATAGTTCCTTTTCGTTTTCGATATTCATAACACTTTAAATTAGGTAGGGGCGAAGAAGATTGACCAGTTCTTTAATGCCGGAAGGTTTAGTAAGAAAACCGCTTGCACCATCGCTTTTTAGCTTATGAATAGTGTAAGAGTCTGAAGAAGTGGAAAGTATTATTACAGGAATATGCTCCAACATTTCATAGGCTTTGAGTTTCAACAAAAATTCCTGCCCGTTGATAATCGGCATATTGAGATCAAGAAATATAGCATCTGGAATCATCTCTCCATTTATTAGTTTCTCCAGCGCAGCTGCGGCATCAGTAAATGAAAAGCAGTTTGCTGAGGCTGACAATTGATTTACTGCTTCAGCAAAAAAATCAATATCGTCGTCGTCATCGTCAATATGAAAAATTGTTGTATAGCCCATAATAGCAAGTTAATAAATTTTTAATAATTAAAAAAATATTTCTCGCTTACCCATAAGAGCAGACTATTACCATTAAAGCACCTGTCGTATACAGGAGCTTTGATATCATAAATAAGCTTAGGGTTTACTATTTGACATCAGAAATTGCAATTAAATGATCTGCAGATGAGGACGAATCTGCATCGTCACGATATCGCACCTCTTTGGCTGAGACAGACAAAACAAGGTGCTCATTGCAATATCTTCTGCTTTGAGCATTTCCAATTTCTCTATTTTTTGCTTTTGTTCTTCTTTCGAACTTTTTTGCATATCGCTTGTAACCGCTCCCGGTTCAATTAAGGAAACTTTGATACCTAGCGGATTCAATTCTTTGCGAAGCGATGTGCTAAAACCTCTTATGGCTGATTTGGTCGCCACATAAATCGTACTGGCCGGTTCACGGCTTTCTGCGCTCATAGATCCAATGTTTATGATATGCCCTGATTTTTGACCTTTCATTCGTGACGCAGCTTCTTCACAAAAAGCGAGATAACCCGTAATATTGGTATCGATTACATATTGGTAATCTTCATAGGTGCTTTTTGTTATTCCTTGGGCAGATAATGCTGCGTTGTTGATTAGAATATCAATTCCGCCTAATTCATTGTCTACAATTTCCATGATTTTAGCAATGTCTTCTTTTTTGCTGACATCGGCAGGAGTGCCATATATTTCACTGCCCGGAAACTGCTGTTTAATATCTTTAACGGCTTTTTTGAAATCTTCATGATCTCTTCCAAAAATAACAACGCGACCTCCAAGAGATACTAATAAATCAGCAATTGCTTTGCCGATTCCGGTTGTTCCACCTGTGATTACAATTCTTTTATCTTTTATATTTTGTCCAAAGTAATTTGTTAATTTTTCCATTTATTAGTTTTATTTATTATTAGTATATCACAATTGAATTTTAATTAGGCCCTGACCTGAAATTTTGTATTCGTGCATTTTCGCAGTTTTTCTGTACGGACTAAGCATTTCATTATCCTGCGAAACTTTAAAGTCTATTTTGCTTTTAGAAAGCTTTATAATTTTCAAATTGCAGGTCATCTCTATATCTCCATCCAGGCGTATCGTGATTGATTTTCCTCTTTTAGTAAATTGATGTGGATAATCGATAAATATCAAAAAGTCTTCATCGATTTTGATGTATTGTCTGGGTACTATCCCAAAGGCCATTCCGGCGCCGTACACTTCCTGACCGACCTGACCGCTCTGTTCCCATCCATTGTATAAATCCTCCAGTGGAACCCACAAATCAGCTTGTAATTCTCCTGTTTTAACTTCTTCGGAGAGCATTTCTTTTGGCAGCTTAGGCGGATAATAATAGGCAATTCTGTTTACCGCATATTTAATAAATTCCGGAATTAATGTTTTTAGGGATGGTAAAATTTCAACATCCGTAGCCTGAATAAAATATTCTGATAAAGCAGCATAAACTTCCAGTTCCTCATATGCGGCCGTATAAGGCGCATCATTGAGTGGGAATATCGAAAAGAAATTGGTGTAATTTTTACCAAAACCGTACCTGCAGTCGTAAAGCTGTATGTTTTTAAATAATCCGCTAAGACAGGTATAACTGATCTCGAGATATAATTTTTTATTGGTAATTTTATACAATTCTAATAGTGCTCCGGCCGCAAAAGCTGTGTTATTGGCCTGGTACAAAATATTGAGGCCCAGTTCAGTTAATTTTTTTGCTGCTTTCTCTGCTTCGTATAAATATCGTTTTTCTTTGGTTAGCTTAAAAAGAAGAAGCATTAAATGTGCGTAGGCGCCAGAAACATCTTTTTCTCCCCCTGCGCCGGGTGCTGTTTCTTTTTTGATTACTTCGAGCGTTTCCATATCATAAAATACTGGCCATTCGTATTTAAAATGGTGGGCAACTTTGATAGCATAATCAATAGAATCCAATAGCAGTTTTTCGGCTGTTTTGTCTCCGTGCAGAGCCAGCCTTGCTAAATTCATTAATGGATGATGCAGATACCAGGAATCCATCACCATCTCTTTTTTTTGTTCCTCTGACTGATCCAGTTTGTCGGCTAGAGATGGAAGCCATCGGTTTATACAGTTTATCTTCGGATCGTAAAATGCAGGCAATCCGCTAATTAAATCATTGTAAAGCGGGTGCTTTTCACTGTTCCATATCTCATATTCACGATATGGAGACAATACAGAGAGCTGAACCATACTTTCTGCAGGCGTTTCATAATCGCACAAATAAGCATTTAGATACGGAATTCCGTTTTTTTGTGTCCAAGCGCCTTTATTTTGTGATAAATCACTTAAAACATTCTGGGCGATTTCTGGCCAATTGTGATATTCAATTCTTGGCTGCTGAAGCACTTTATATATCTTGACCAGATTATTTAAAAAGTGCTCACAAATAGACAGTGTTTCCTTTACTATTTCAGTTTCTAATACTATATAGGCATCTGATATTGTAAAAGTTTTACCTGCGGGAAGCGGCAGTTTATCAGTAATTGGAAGCATAAACCCAATTTCCGGCCAGTTTCCGCCAACTGTATTTTTCGATTCCGTTTGAGTTGCCTCACAATATTCAGATAGTGAGGTAAGATTTTGAAAATAAAAAAAGGAACCCGTTTTTGGTTTTGTGATGCTGGCAAATATGAGTCCTGATCGTGATCCAAATTGTTCCATATGAATTTTTCCAGCTGTGTTTTCGATATTCCCGTTTTCTGTAAGCGGAATTATATCGCGTGGCCAAAACGGAATCATAAGTGCCGCATTTGCCTTAAAAGTGGTCATGTAATGCAAAATACGTGATGATTCATCGGGAAAATTAATACGGACCTCATAACTGCCCAGCCTGGTATCGAGTGCAAAAACAATAGTGTCCTGGTCATCAAAAAGGTTGACAACTTCAAAACAGCTGTTCATTGCAAATGCTGCGCGAAAAGCTAATTTTCCGTTTTCGGGCATAAGTGCCACAATCCAGAGCGAATCGCCTGTATTATAAAATTGATAGGTATAATCAAGAATTTTTCTTTCTAAAAGTATTTCGCTATTTTCAATATCTGCCTGAGCAGTTTTGCTCCACGCTGTAACTGTATGCATACAAAAGAATTTTAGTTTATATTAATGTAACGTCCAGTAAATAATGAAAAAGAATCAGTTTGAACCCTCATTTTGAGAACCTTATAGTGCTATTCACTAAAAATGAAATGACTCATCATTAGCGTTCCCAAAGAAAGCGCTAAGAAATATAAGAATAAGCCATATGTTCGCAAATAGATATTCATCATCAAACTGATTTATAGCAAATTTCAGCAAAAACACTTTTTTTTTCTTATACAATTTTTTCAACTTTTTATAAGATTAAGTATCAATGGATAAACTTGTAAAATAAATCTCATCTAAATTTTAATGTCGGTATTATAATGTCGGTAACTGTGCAGCGCATTTTAAGAATCGTTGCAATAGCAGATAAATGCTTTTAATGTATAAGAAGCTCGTAATCAATGTTTAAATACTGTAAAGTACAGATGAAAAGTTGTAAGGTAAAACAATACAGTGCATTGTAATTTTGGCCTATAACCTTAAAAAGTAATATTATGAAAACTGCCGTAAAAAATAATGCTGCTACGACAAGCAAAACCGGAGCTGCCAGTAAATCAACAGCATCTAACACTGCGTCAAAAGGAACTGTAAAGGCTAAACCTACCGCTGCGGAAGGATTAAGAGAATTGTTTGTTGACTCATTAAAAGATATTTACTGGGCTGAAAAAGCATTAGTAAAAGCACTTCCAAAAATGGCCAAAAATGCCACTTCAGAAAATCTGATCACGGCCATTAACGATCATCTAGCCGTAACACAGCAGCAGGTAGCCAGACTTGAAGAAGTTTTTAAATCTGTGGGCGAAAAAGCAGCCGCCAAGAAATGCGATGCGATGGAGGGACTTATCAAGGAAGGCGAAAGCATAATGGGAGAAACAGAGGCCGGACCTGTTAGAGATGCAGGAATTATTGCCGCATCACAAAAAATAGAGCATTATGAAATTGCTACTTACGGAACACTGGCAGCCTTTGCAACAACATTGGGGGAGGATGATGCAGTACTGTTGCTGGAAAAAACACTCGGTGAAGAAAAACAAGCTGATGTTACCCTCACTGAGGCCGCGTATAATACTATTAACTTCGATGCAAAAGAAGAAGATCAAAGATAATTTCAAATTGCAATTCCACAAGTAAATTTGATTTTTTATGAAACCTGTACCATTATTTTATAAAG
This genomic window from Flavobacterium sp. 9 contains:
- a CDS encoding ATP-binding protein, which codes for MNIENEKELYLLVMSAPVGICVLDADTLKAEIVNDSFIAVAGKPREAILDRFYWDTFSEVREYYEAALAGVVSDGKTFSANEAELILIRNGREETVYVTFVYTPLKSAKGKVEKIAIWVLENTPQVIQRRKVEESEKFARTVFYNSPVAKIVLIGSNMLLREANEKMLDFFGKKPSIIGTPILETVPELKNTRLPDEYQHVLRTGETYTNSAERIELIKDGISSVGYYDYTFKPLQDTDGSVYGVIFTIIDVTDQVISRNRLEEAELSMRGAVELAQLGTWSIDVATNGLTYSDRLIEWFGFDPAAKDYNEVIPILSDEDQKRVADAVAWALNPQSGGLYDEIYTVIHPTTGNKRILHAQGKTVFDPEGKPVRLNGTAQDITIQTKLQIELENQVQQRTEEIASVVEELRATNEELEQTNLQLKHSNQELEQFAYIASHDLQEPLRKISTFMELLESSITNHLDEKSRSYINKIKDATVRMSKLIRDVLAYSALPKNDYSFEEVNLENTVKHALEDYDVLLDRTGAAVTWNTLPIIKGIPLQMSQLFFNLIGNALKFIRADVQPKIQIHCSIATPEEIRPLNLKEGASYYKIQFTDNGIGMDPENTHKIFSIFQRLHRKNEYVGTGIGLAMCKKIVQNHNGEIDAEGSSKNGAVFNVYLPA
- a CDS encoding response regulator, whose protein sequence is MGYTTIFHIDDDDDDIDFFAEAVNQLSASANCFSFTDAAAALEKLINGEMIPDAIFLDLNMPIINGQEFLLKLKAYEMLEHIPVIILSTSSDSYTIHKLKSDGASGFLTKPSGIKELVNLLRPYLI
- a CDS encoding SDR family oxidoreductase, producing MEKLTNYFGQNIKDKRIVITGGTTGIGKAIADLLVSLGGRVVIFGRDHEDFKKAVKDIKQQFPGSEIYGTPADVSKKEDIAKIMEIVDNELGGIDILINNAALSAQGITKSTYEDYQYVIDTNITGYLAFCEEAASRMKGQKSGHIINIGSMSAESREPASTIYVATKSAIRGFSTSLRKELNPLGIKVSLIEPGAVTSDMQKSSKEEQKQKIEKLEMLKAEDIAMSTLFCLSQPKRCDIVTMQIRPHLQII
- a CDS encoding ferritin-like domain-containing protein, translating into MKTAVKNNAATTSKTGAASKSTASNTASKGTVKAKPTAAEGLRELFVDSLKDIYWAEKALVKALPKMAKNATSENLITAINDHLAVTQQQVARLEEVFKSVGEKAAAKKCDAMEGLIKEGESIMGETEAGPVRDAGIIAASQKIEHYEIATYGTLAAFATTLGEDDAVLLLEKTLGEEKQADVTLTEAAYNTINFDAKEEDQR